A segment of the Lolium perenne isolate Kyuss_39 chromosome 3, Kyuss_2.0, whole genome shotgun sequence genome:
TCAAACGAATGGTCAGAAGTTTCTGATTTTTGATGGTAGTCACTCTGTCCGGTACACATGGAGTCAACCATTTTGCCACATGTGTATTGAATTTTTTTTTCAATCTAACAAACTTTATTTTCACGAACAATTATGCAACAACCCAATTTTCACGGAAACAGAGTAACCCCCAACAGATGGCTGCTAAAGATGTTTTTAGACATCTCTCCATCAACCCTAACACCAAATCGTCAACATGTTGTGTACTTGTGTTTCCTTTAATTTCCTAAACACATTTCTCTCCTTCCGTGAAATTACAGAACCCTTTCACTATATTTTCGGCAAATAAATCTCTTTCATTATTACCCACtccatccacaaataagtgtactcgTTTTTATCTAAGTGAAACTATTTAAAATTTAACTAACTCTGTCGACAAATGTAGCAACATATACGATATCGAATTGAAATATTATGTAACTGCATTTGAAACGGATCTATAGTAATACTAATTTGATGCCATAAATATTGCTTCATTTCCCTATAAAATAGGTCAAATTTTATTACGTTTAACTTAAGACCGTCTAGAAGTAAACTTATTTTTACATTTGGATTGAGGGTGTATTAGCCTTTGAGAATGAACCATTCGATCCTGTTTTTGACATGTAGGCCAGGCTGCATTTGGGTCCACAGGTCAATGGAGCGGCAGCAAGGAAACTTTATTCCATTCTTTGGAAGTGAGCAAACGTCGCTATCAGTGCCATAGGACTAAACAACACCTTCATCCCATTGGTGTGCTCTTTCCCCTCCAGTTCTTCTCCACTCTCCTCTGGTGGCAGACTAGTTTCGGGAAGGAAGGTCTCCTGTCGTCACAAACAAGGTATGAAGAGTCTATGAGACTAGCAGGAGATTAATCATTTGTCATCACTCAAAAGCTCAGATCCTTGAGCTATTATTATGCAATTTTTAGCTACTGAGTTTGTCATGATTTGTAAGCAGTTCACTATCAACCCTACCATACTGGAAGCTCTTGATTCTCCCTCTGTATTTTATCTTTTTTGCTGAGTATTCCTAGGTATTCAATTTCATCCCTCCGCTGTTTCCAGATAAGAGGGATGGGGGAGTCCGTCCAAACAATATATAGATAGGGTTCTACCTGATTTTGATCAAAATCTGTTTAATCTCGGTCGATTGTAAACATGATATATTATTGGATTCACTATAGGGGATTATTTTGCTGATTGGGATTATTTTGCTCAGGGTGTTCTGGGGCCATATGGGGCTGAGGCATCTCTTCGTGGTCACTTGCTTGTGGACCCTCTCGTGTGCCTTGCTTCTTGGCGCTTCCTCTGATGGCTTGCTGAGGATCAACCTGAGCAAGAAGAGGCTGGACAGTGAAACTCTGTCTGCCGCAAAGTTGGCAAGGCAGGAGAGGTCTGATGATGGATATCACCGCTATTTCGGCGTTTCAGGCGATGACATAGTTCCTTTGGACAACTACCTTGACACCCAATACTATGGAGAGATTGGTGTCGGCACACCGCCACAAAACTTCACGGTGATATTTGACACCGGGAGCTCCAACTTGTGGGTTCCATCGTCGAAATGCTATTTTTCGGTAAGTTTTGTTGCCTAACAGATCTATTGATACCATGGTTCTTTCGTATGACAGAAaacataactttgatgcattggtGTTCTATGTATTCCAGGTAGCATGCTACTTGCACCATAAGTACAAGTCAATCAAATCAAGTACTTACAAAAAGAATGGTATGAACATACtctctccgatccataataagggAGTAATGACTCTTGACTTGTTGCACAGCTGTAATTTTAGTTGTTAAAACTGTTCAGGAGAAGCTTGCACAATTAGCTATGGCTCTGGGTCAATTGCTGGCTTCTTCAGTGAGGACAGCGTGTTAGTTGGTGACCTTGTTGTAAAAAATCAGGTGAACTATTGAACGGATAGCTCAGTAAAACATGTGTATGCATTATAACCATTGCTGTAGCTCTATTGTTCTTTCAGAAATTTATCGAGACAACCCGCGAAGAAAGTCCTACTTTTATCATCGGAAAGTTTGATGGCATACTTGGGCTTGGATTTCCCGAGATATCTGTGGGAAGTGCCCCTCCAATTTGGTATATATTCAATCCCTTGGATAGGTATGATGTCACAATCCCAACGATGTTGTTGCTTTAATACCCGTTCCTATGCTGTATGAACAAACAGGCAGAGCATGCAAGAGCAGAAACTGATTGCTAAGGACATCTTCTCATTCTGGCTTAACCGTGATCCCGATGCGACCACGGGAGGTGAGCTCGTCTTTGGGGGAGTAGACAAGAAGCACTACAAGGGGGAACATACATATGTTCCTGTCACTCGCAAAGGCTACTGGCAGTTTGAAATGGGTGATCTTCTTATCGATGGCCAATCAACTGGCTTCTGTACTGGCGGTTGCGCTGCAATTGTTGACTCGGGGACATCACTGCTCACTGGCCCAACAGTATGCATTTTTTCTGATCTCTTAAGTGGTACATC
Coding sequences within it:
- the LOC127341239 gene encoding aspartic proteinase, coding for MGLRHLFVVTCLWTLSCALLLGASSDGLLRINLSKKRLDSETLSAAKLARQERSDDGYHRYFGVSGDDIVPLDNYLDTQYYGEIGVGTPPQNFTVIFDTGSSNLWVPSSKCYFSVACYLHHKYKSIKSSTYKKNGEACTISYGSGSIAGFFSEDSVLVGDLVVKNQKFIETTREESPTFIIGKFDGILGLGFPEISVGSAPPIWQSMQEQKLIAKDIFSFWLNRDPDATTGGELVFGGVDKKHYKGEHTYVPVTRKGYWQFEMGDLLIDGQSTGFCTGGCAAIVDSGTSLLTGPTTIVAQVNHAIGAEGIISTECKQVVREYGEMILEMLVAQTRPQKVCSQIGLCVFDGSHSVSNPIESVVEKEKRGSDLLCTACEMAVVWIQNQLRQNQTKELILQYVNQLCERLPSPNGESTVDCHQISKMPNLAFTIANKTFRLTPEQYVVKLEQSGQTICISGFMAFDVPPPRGPLWILGDVFMGAYHTVFDFGQSRIGFAETA